One genomic segment of Trichococcus shcherbakoviae includes these proteins:
- the tgt gene encoding tRNA guanosine(34) transglycosylase Tgt: MTEPAIRYRLIKKEKHTGARLGEIITPHGTFQTPMFMPVGTLATVKTMSPEELKTMGSQIILSNTYHLWLRPGSDLVEEAGGLHKFMNWDRGILTDSGGFQVFSLSQNRQITEAGVHFRNHLNGSKMFLSPEKAIHIENQLGADIIMSFDECPPYSESYDYIKASVERTTRWAERGLEAHKKPNQQGLFGIIQGAGYKDLRLQSAKELISLDFPGYSIGGLSVGETKEEMNGVLDYLTPVMPENKPRYLMGVGAPDSLIDGVIRGIDMFDCVLPTRIARNGTCMTSSGRLVIKNAKYERDFRPLDEKCDCYTCKNYTRAYIRHLIKADETFGLRLTSYHNLHFLINLMKNVRQAIMDDNLLEFREAFVEEYGFNVENPKKF, from the coding sequence TTGACTGAACCAGCGATTCGTTATCGCCTTATCAAAAAAGAAAAACACACAGGTGCTCGCTTGGGAGAGATTATCACCCCCCACGGCACTTTTCAGACACCCATGTTCATGCCGGTAGGGACTTTGGCAACCGTTAAGACCATGTCTCCTGAAGAATTGAAGACGATGGGCTCACAGATCATTCTGAGCAACACTTATCACTTGTGGCTTAGACCGGGCTCCGACTTGGTTGAAGAGGCAGGAGGCCTACATAAATTCATGAATTGGGACAGAGGGATTTTGACCGATTCAGGCGGCTTCCAGGTCTTCTCATTAAGCCAGAACAGACAGATCACCGAGGCTGGCGTACATTTCCGGAATCATCTGAACGGTTCGAAAATGTTCCTGTCACCGGAAAAAGCGATCCATATCGAAAATCAATTGGGTGCCGACATCATCATGAGTTTTGATGAATGCCCTCCTTATAGCGAAAGCTATGATTACATCAAAGCATCGGTCGAAAGAACGACAAGATGGGCAGAGCGTGGCCTTGAAGCCCACAAAAAGCCCAATCAACAAGGCTTGTTCGGTATCATCCAAGGAGCAGGCTACAAGGATTTAAGGCTGCAGAGCGCCAAAGAATTGATTTCCTTGGATTTTCCAGGCTATTCGATCGGTGGACTTTCGGTCGGTGAAACGAAAGAAGAGATGAATGGTGTGCTTGATTATCTGACGCCAGTCATGCCCGAGAACAAACCAAGGTATCTGATGGGCGTAGGGGCACCGGATTCCTTGATCGACGGAGTCATCCGCGGAATCGATATGTTCGACTGCGTCTTGCCTACCCGTATAGCGCGGAACGGCACTTGTATGACAAGCAGCGGTCGTTTGGTCATCAAAAATGCGAAATATGAACGGGATTTCCGTCCGTTGGATGAAAAATGCGATTGCTACACATGCAAAAATTATACACGTGCGTACATCCGTCATTTAATCAAAGCTGATGAAACATTTGGCTTGCGCTTGACTTCGTATCATAATCTCCATTTCTTGATAAACCTGATGAAAAATGTGCGCCAAGCCATCATGGATGACAATCTGTTGGAATTCAGGGAAGCATTCGTGGAAGAGTATGGCTTCAATGTTGAAAATCCGAAGAAGTTTTAG
- a CDS encoding NfeD family protein produces MLFLVIGFLCLVFMLFTSKYYLFGAAAVLSFLLYFLYFGSGNWLTLLLFLFGIMLLIVELFIPDFGLVGIAGFLMVAAGLFLNNERILESVLDVSLAIIISGVATSVLLKKGYKFLPDRSKLILDTSLNRERGYSSSKDYSEFLGMIGTATTTLRPAGKVAIGGVVLDVVSDGKIIFEGKQIQVIQVEGVKITVKELDGE; encoded by the coding sequence TTGCTGTTTTTGGTTATCGGATTTCTGTGTCTGGTTTTTATGTTGTTCACTTCGAAGTATTATCTCTTCGGAGCTGCGGCCGTCCTGAGTTTTTTGTTGTATTTCCTGTATTTCGGGAGCGGGAACTGGCTGACTTTGCTACTGTTCCTGTTCGGAATAATGTTGTTGATTGTTGAATTGTTCATACCTGATTTCGGGCTGGTGGGGATCGCGGGTTTCCTGATGGTCGCAGCCGGCCTGTTTTTGAACAATGAACGCATTTTGGAAAGTGTGCTGGATGTCAGTTTAGCAATCATCATTTCCGGTGTGGCGACGTCAGTGCTGTTGAAAAAAGGTTATAAATTCTTGCCGGACCGCAGCAAATTGATTTTGGACACTTCCCTGAATCGGGAGCGCGGGTATTCGTCCAGCAAAGACTATTCCGAATTCTTGGGAATGATAGGCACAGCCACGACGACGCTGCGGCCGGCCGGGAAAGTCGCTATCGGAGGTGTGGTGCTCGACGTAGTCAGTGATGGGAAGATCATATTTGAAGGAAAGCAGATTCAGGTTATCCAGGTTGAAGGGGTCAAAATTACAGTCAAGGAGTTGGATGGAGAATGA
- a CDS encoding post-transcriptional regulator: protein MSNISEKQYDQLKPWFKLKATEFNQLGYDNIQVDDIYRYFKEFSWKHTVPPHYYQQIRDIMKTTVNHYFDFVALEAQVYKVSSLDEINFDDFL, encoded by the coding sequence TTGTCGAATATATCAGAGAAACAATATGATCAATTGAAGCCTTGGTTCAAACTAAAAGCAACTGAGTTCAATCAACTGGGCTACGATAACATCCAAGTCGACGATATCTATCGCTATTTCAAGGAATTTTCTTGGAAGCATACTGTCCCTCCGCATTATTACCAACAGATCCGGGATATCATGAAGACGACGGTAAACCACTATTTCGACTTTGTTGCTTTGGAAGCGCAAGTCTACAAGGTCTCTTCATTGGATGAAATCAATTTTGATGACTTCCTGTAA
- a CDS encoding ZIP family metal transporter, with protein sequence MLESFGQLNPIMQAFIAGLFTWGCTIVGASFVFFFKSVNRKVLDVMSGFAAGVMIAASFWSLLAPSISHAEESGYGGLSWVPAAIGFLLGGVFLRMTDRIVPHLHLGEPMEHREGPQTQASRNLLLFLAITIHNIPEGLAVGVGFGAVAAGISEDNTLLSAIGLAIGIGIQNIPEGSALSMPIRADGNSRMKAFNYGQLSAIVEPIAAVIGAAAVISMSAILPYALAFAAGAMIFVVVEELIPESQTNGNSDIATMGLMVGFTVMMILDVALG encoded by the coding sequence ATGTTAGAGTCATTCGGTCAATTAAATCCAATTATGCAAGCGTTCATAGCGGGATTATTCACTTGGGGTTGTACCATCGTAGGTGCCTCATTTGTGTTTTTCTTCAAATCGGTCAACCGCAAAGTCCTTGACGTCATGAGCGGCTTTGCTGCCGGGGTCATGATAGCCGCATCGTTCTGGTCATTGTTGGCTCCATCCATTTCCCATGCCGAAGAGAGCGGCTACGGTGGCTTGTCATGGGTTCCGGCGGCGATCGGTTTTTTGCTGGGTGGCGTGTTCCTGCGCATGACGGATAGAATCGTCCCCCATCTGCACTTGGGTGAACCGATGGAACACCGGGAAGGTCCGCAGACCCAAGCTTCCCGCAATCTGTTGTTGTTCCTTGCGATCACGATCCATAACATTCCTGAAGGCTTGGCAGTCGGAGTCGGTTTTGGAGCGGTCGCAGCCGGCATATCCGAAGATAATACACTATTGAGTGCCATTGGTTTGGCAATCGGTATCGGCATCCAGAACATACCTGAAGGATCGGCCTTGTCAATGCCGATCCGGGCTGATGGAAACAGCAGGATGAAGGCCTTCAATTACGGCCAGCTTTCTGCCATCGTTGAGCCGATTGCGGCAGTCATCGGGGCAGCTGCCGTCATATCGATGAGCGCGATTTTGCCATACGCACTCGCGTTCGCTGCCGGTGCGATGATCTTTGTTGTTGTCGAGGAACTGATACCGGAGTCGCAAACGAACGGAAACAGCGATATTGCCACGATGGGACTTATGGTCGGCTTCACAGTCATGATGATCCTTGACGTCGCTTTAGGATGA
- a CDS encoding metal-dependent transcriptional regulator translates to MTPHKEDYLKVIMELGGDKQLVNNKQIGQALSVSAASVTEMSVKLLKDGFISHIPYQGVQITDKGQVIANKLIRKHRLWEVFLSEKLDFNWDEVHDEAELLEHVSSDRLIDSLDAYLGFPKYDPHGGVIPDKEGRIEVYESKPLIELEVGSRFIIREVDDDQEFLAYLLNKGVKLSVPYLLTNVEPYEGPYTFEAQNHQSYQISFKAASKIHVQ, encoded by the coding sequence ATGACGCCGCACAAAGAGGATTATCTGAAAGTAATCATGGAGTTGGGTGGAGACAAACAGCTTGTCAATAATAAGCAGATTGGGCAGGCTTTATCCGTATCCGCCGCTTCTGTAACCGAAATGTCCGTCAAGTTGCTTAAGGATGGCTTTATCAGCCATATCCCATACCAAGGAGTGCAGATTACCGACAAAGGTCAAGTGATTGCAAACAAGCTGATCCGCAAACATCGACTTTGGGAAGTATTCCTATCGGAAAAATTGGATTTCAACTGGGACGAAGTGCATGACGAGGCGGAATTGTTGGAGCATGTCTCATCGGATCGCTTGATCGATAGCTTGGATGCCTATTTAGGTTTTCCTAAGTATGATCCACATGGGGGCGTGATACCCGACAAAGAGGGTCGGATCGAAGTTTATGAGAGCAAACCTTTGATAGAGTTGGAAGTCGGCAGCCGCTTCATCATCAGGGAAGTTGATGACGATCAGGAATTTCTGGCGTATCTGCTCAACAAGGGCGTAAAGTTAAGCGTCCCTTATCTGTTGACAAATGTGGAGCCGTACGAAGGCCCATATACCTTTGAGGCCCAGAATCATCAGTCTTACCAAATCAGCTTCAAAGCGGCAAGTAAAATTCACGTTCAATGA
- the yajC gene encoding preprotein translocase subunit YajC — MDTVIMIAFYGVLFGVMYFILIRPQKKQAKKTQDMLSQIKPGDKVVTIGGLHGIVEEVNSADNTVVLDCEGIFLTFEKRSISRISKVATITTDDAIVEDYSATESEQEQENKSEE; from the coding sequence ATGGATACAGTAATCATGATTGCCTTTTATGGGGTGTTGTTCGGCGTAATGTATTTCATCCTGATCAGACCACAAAAGAAACAAGCGAAAAAAACGCAAGATATGCTGAGTCAAATCAAGCCAGGGGATAAAGTGGTGACCATCGGCGGCCTGCACGGAATTGTCGAAGAAGTCAATTCCGCTGATAACACAGTTGTATTGGATTGCGAAGGGATCTTCTTGACTTTTGAAAAACGCTCTATTTCACGTATTTCAAAGGTTGCCACAATCACAACTGATGATGCGATTGTCGAAGATTATTCAGCAACCGAATCAGAGCAAGAACAAGAGAACAAAAGCGAAGAGTAA
- a CDS encoding DRTGG domain-containing protein, producing MATKHEQIIQYIETLPVGEKLSVRTIAKNLNMSEGTAYRAIKDAENIGLVSTIERVGTIRIERKSKENIETLTFGQICKIIDGDILGGKKGLDKTLSKFIIGAMQREAMERYISPGSLMIVGNRNDIQEFALEKGAAVLITGGFDTDESIVHLADQVEMPILRTTYDTFTVATMINRAMTDQLIKKEIMLVEDIYTPIDETKFLSLDDTVFQYRNLNTESTHSRFPIVNHNMRLVGIITAKDILGKADTLSLERVMTRDPIVAKTHMSVASVAHRMIWDGLEVMPVVKDNLQLLGIISRQDVMKAMQLAQRQPQVGNTIEDQVVENLSLTNAEEGDSLPAYRFRITPQMTNSLGTVSFGVLSEVLASTTKKILYTLQKRNAVIEQMDIYQLKMIQIDSVIEIRSKILELGRRSSKLDVEVYLENSLVSKAIVICQLMEKS from the coding sequence ATGGCAACGAAACACGAGCAAATCATTCAATATATCGAAACGCTGCCGGTCGGGGAAAAGCTTTCCGTCCGTACGATAGCCAAGAATTTGAACATGTCTGAAGGGACGGCTTACCGCGCCATCAAGGATGCCGAAAATATCGGATTGGTTTCAACCATCGAGCGTGTAGGCACCATTCGGATCGAACGCAAGTCGAAAGAGAACATCGAAACGCTGACTTTTGGCCAGATCTGCAAAATCATCGATGGGGATATTTTGGGCGGCAAGAAAGGCTTGGACAAGACCTTGAGCAAATTCATCATCGGCGCGATGCAACGCGAAGCGATGGAGCGATACATATCACCCGGGTCACTTATGATCGTCGGTAACCGGAATGATATCCAAGAATTCGCATTGGAGAAAGGTGCAGCGGTCCTGATTACGGGGGGATTCGATACGGATGAGAGCATCGTCCATTTGGCTGATCAGGTCGAAATGCCGATACTACGAACGACCTATGACACGTTTACCGTAGCGACAATGATCAACCGTGCCATGACGGACCAACTGATCAAAAAGGAAATTATGCTGGTGGAGGACATCTACACCCCGATTGATGAGACAAAATTCCTCTCGTTGGACGACACTGTGTTCCAATACCGCAACCTCAACACCGAAAGCACCCACTCGCGTTTCCCGATCGTCAATCATAATATGCGTCTAGTGGGCATCATCACGGCGAAGGACATCCTTGGTAAAGCAGATACGCTTTCGCTTGAGCGGGTAATGACCCGGGACCCGATAGTCGCGAAAACGCACATGAGTGTAGCGAGCGTGGCGCACCGGATGATCTGGGATGGCTTGGAAGTGATGCCAGTGGTTAAAGATAACCTGCAGCTGCTCGGCATCATTTCGCGACAGGATGTCATGAAGGCCATGCAGCTGGCGCAGCGTCAGCCGCAAGTCGGCAACACGATCGAGGACCAAGTTGTAGAAAACCTATCGTTGACCAACGCTGAAGAAGGAGACAGCCTGCCCGCTTATCGCTTCAGGATCACACCCCAAATGACGAACAGTCTGGGGACTGTATCGTTCGGAGTGCTGAGCGAGGTGTTGGCGAGCACAACCAAAAAAATCTTGTATACGTTGCAGAAACGGAATGCTGTCATTGAACAAATGGACATCTATCAATTGAAGATGATCCAAATAGACAGTGTCATTGAGATACGTTCAAAAATATTGGAATTGGGCAGAAGATCATCCAAATTGGATGTCGAAGTCTATTTAGAAAATTCACTGGTCAGCAAAGCAATCGTCATTTGCCAACTGATGGAAAAATCCTAG
- the floA gene encoding flotillin-like protein FloA (flotillin-like protein involved in membrane lipid rafts): protein MTEGLIGLIFIALFVVLFLSLFFRFVPVGLWITAYFSGVKVKISNLVGMRLRRVIPSMIVQPMIKATKAGLIIDINELEAHHLAGGDVNMVIDALIAAQRADIDLGFEKAAAIDLAGRNVLEAVKMSVNPKVIETPIIAGVAMNGIEVKAKAKVTVRANIERLVGGAGEETIIARVGEGIVTTVGSAKMHTSVLENPDSISQTILKKGLDSGTAFEILSIDIADVDVGRNVGAKLQAEQAEADKRVAQAKAEERRAFAVAEEQEMIAEVQRMRAKVVEAEAEVPLALAEALRNGNIGVMDYYKMKNIIADTEMRSSISEFPADRSEPE from the coding sequence ATGACAGAAGGATTGATAGGACTCATCTTTATTGCATTGTTTGTCGTACTGTTTTTATCTTTATTTTTCCGTTTTGTGCCGGTTGGTCTATGGATCACGGCTTACTTTTCGGGAGTGAAAGTCAAAATTTCAAATCTGGTCGGCATGCGCTTGCGCCGGGTAATACCTTCTATGATCGTGCAACCGATGATAAAAGCCACAAAAGCGGGACTGATAATTGATATAAATGAATTGGAGGCACATCATCTTGCTGGCGGAGATGTCAATATGGTCATCGATGCGCTGATTGCAGCGCAGCGTGCCGATATCGATTTAGGTTTTGAAAAAGCGGCTGCCATCGATTTGGCCGGTCGTAATGTATTGGAAGCAGTGAAAATGAGCGTTAACCCAAAAGTCATCGAAACACCGATCATCGCGGGTGTCGCCATGAACGGGATAGAAGTGAAAGCCAAAGCAAAAGTAACGGTACGTGCCAACATTGAACGATTGGTCGGTGGTGCTGGCGAAGAAACGATCATCGCCCGTGTCGGCGAGGGGATCGTCACTACCGTCGGCTCTGCAAAGATGCACACTTCCGTACTGGAGAATCCGGACTCCATTTCCCAAACGATCCTGAAAAAAGGTCTGGACTCGGGTACCGCCTTTGAGATACTGTCCATCGATATCGCCGATGTTGACGTCGGCCGTAACGTGGGCGCAAAACTGCAGGCGGAGCAAGCGGAGGCAGACAAGCGTGTAGCCCAAGCAAAAGCGGAAGAACGCCGTGCTTTTGCGGTCGCAGAAGAACAGGAAATGATTGCTGAAGTGCAAAGGATGCGGGCGAAAGTGGTCGAAGCCGAAGCTGAGGTGCCGTTGGCGTTGGCTGAAGCACTGCGCAACGGAAACATAGGCGTGATGGATTATTATAAAATGAAAAATATTATAGCGGATACTGAAATGAGGAGCAGCATTTCAGAGTTTCCGGCAGATAGAAGCGAACCGGAATGA
- the dinB gene encoding DNA polymerase IV, giving the protein MQIGILTFKEPENDKSRKIIHVYMDAFYASIEERDHPEHRGKPIVIANHPRDTGRKGVVTTANYAARKFGIHSAMSAQKAFELCPEAIFIPPRMSHYKIVSQQIRGIFARYTDLIEPLSLDEAYLDVTKNKRNLSSATVIARNIQREVWQETGLTCSAGVSYNKFIAKIASDFRKPAGMTVITPNDAARFLRELPIEKFYGVGKKTVEKMKLLGIHSGDDLYLFDQSELLSQFGKHGYILYQRVRGIDNRPVEPERERKSIGKEHTFTLFLTDEEQVRLELKQIALAVQVALHNNKLHGRSIVLKIRYADFDTITRRKTRIDHFSQAEDIFRHAWELWLDHGTIERHVRLLGITVTQLDPIHYENIQLPLWDTTHL; this is encoded by the coding sequence ATGCAGATTGGGATCTTGACCTTTAAGGAACCCGAAAATGATAAAAGCAGAAAGATCATCCATGTGTATATGGATGCCTTCTACGCTTCAATCGAAGAAAGGGACCATCCGGAACATCGCGGCAAACCGATCGTCATTGCGAATCATCCGAGAGATACCGGTCGCAAAGGGGTCGTGACTACAGCCAATTATGCCGCCAGGAAATTCGGGATCCATTCGGCGATGAGTGCGCAAAAAGCATTTGAACTCTGCCCGGAAGCCATCTTCATTCCTCCGCGGATGAGCCATTACAAGATTGTTTCCCAACAGATCAGGGGAATATTCGCGCGCTACACCGATTTGATAGAACCTTTGTCTCTGGATGAAGCCTATCTCGATGTCACAAAGAACAAGCGGAATCTGTCCAGTGCGACAGTGATTGCCAGGAACATCCAAAGGGAAGTCTGGCAGGAAACGGGTCTGACTTGCTCGGCAGGTGTTTCCTACAATAAATTCATCGCTAAAATTGCTTCCGACTTCCGGAAACCGGCTGGCATGACTGTGATCACGCCAAATGATGCAGCCCGCTTTCTGCGCGAACTGCCTATCGAAAAGTTTTATGGCGTCGGCAAGAAGACAGTCGAAAAGATGAAACTGTTGGGCATCCATTCCGGAGACGATCTCTATCTTTTTGATCAATCTGAATTGCTTTCACAATTCGGGAAGCACGGATATATCCTCTATCAACGGGTCAGAGGCATCGATAACCGACCTGTGGAGCCTGAACGGGAAAGGAAATCGATCGGGAAAGAACACACCTTTACCCTGTTTTTGACTGATGAGGAACAGGTCAGGTTGGAACTGAAACAAATCGCTCTGGCTGTCCAAGTAGCGCTGCATAACAACAAATTGCACGGGCGGTCGATTGTGTTGAAGATCCGCTACGCTGATTTCGATACGATAACCAGAAGGAAAACCCGTATCGATCATTTTTCCCAAGCGGAGGATATTTTCCGTCATGCCTGGGAACTGTGGTTGGACCACGGTACGATAGAACGGCACGTGCGTTTATTGGGGATAACCGTAACCCAGCTCGACCCGATCCACTACGAGAACATTCAATTGCCATTATGGGACACGACGCATCTGTAA
- the adhE gene encoding bifunctional acetaldehyde-CoA/alcohol dehydrogenase, translated as MSKEKVVLEEKKPMMTAKEEISNYTGKAQKALTLFEDYTQEQVDHIVHEMALAAMEQHMPLAKMAVEETGRGVYEDKCIKNMYAAENIWHSIRKNKTVGIIEDNKVDQIMKVAAPVGVVAGIIPTTNPTSTTIFKAMICMKTRNPIIFSFHPSAEKCSAATAKVVYDAAIKAGAPADCIQWVEGVSMEKTAELINHPEVAVVLATGGAAMVKAAYSTGKPALGVGPGNVPAYIEKSANIKRAVNDIIVSKTFDNGMICASEQAAIVDSEIYDEVKKEFQLHNVYFAKPEEIQQLEDVVMNDAKTGVRPNVVGMHARKIAELAGLNVPANTKMLIAELPGVGAEYPMSREKLSPVLAMMKSDSAEHGFQLCKQMLDLGGLGHSASLHTRRNDLIEQFGKEMKACRVLINSPSSQAGIGDLYNNNIASLTLGCGSYGRNSVSHNVSALDLLNVKTVAKRRNNMQWIKLPEKVYFEENSVRYLRDMKDVERVFIVCDDGMVKFGYVDVVIEQLKQRNNKVSYAIFSDVEPNPTTNTVNRGTEKMRDFKPDTIIAIGGGSPMDAAKAMWLFYEHPESDFFGAKQKFLDIRKRTYKIKDMEKAKLVCIPTTSGTGSEVTPFAVITDSETHIKYPLADYALTPDIAIVDPQFVYSVPKSVTADTGMDVLTHAIESFVSVLANDYTKGLSLQAIKLVFENLRNSYNYGDQESREKMHNASTMAGMAFANAFLGISHSIAHKIGGQWDLIHGRTNAILLPHIIRYNAIDPQKHALWAKYEYFRADEDYAEIARYLGFKGNTTAELVEALATEITKLGQDIGIKMNFRDQGITDEMLERDADRLAELAFEDQCTTANPKQPLISELKEIIYAAYKG; from the coding sequence ATGAGTAAAGAAAAAGTAGTTTTAGAGGAGAAAAAACCCATGATGACTGCAAAAGAAGAAATCAGCAACTACACTGGAAAAGCCCAAAAAGCTTTGACTCTATTTGAAGATTATACCCAAGAACAAGTCGACCACATCGTCCACGAAATGGCATTAGCTGCAATGGAGCAACATATGCCACTTGCAAAAATGGCAGTTGAAGAAACAGGTCGAGGCGTTTATGAAGATAAATGTATCAAAAACATGTATGCCGCTGAAAACATTTGGCATTCAATCAGAAAAAATAAAACAGTCGGAATCATCGAAGACAATAAAGTTGATCAAATCATGAAGGTTGCCGCTCCTGTAGGCGTTGTTGCCGGTATCATCCCAACAACCAACCCAACTTCGACAACAATCTTCAAAGCAATGATCTGTATGAAAACAAGAAACCCGATCATCTTCTCTTTCCACCCAAGCGCAGAAAAATGTTCGGCTGCAACTGCAAAAGTTGTTTACGATGCTGCCATCAAAGCAGGCGCACCTGCTGACTGTATCCAATGGGTAGAAGGCGTATCAATGGAAAAAACAGCTGAATTGATCAACCATCCAGAAGTTGCTGTCGTATTGGCTACTGGTGGAGCTGCAATGGTTAAAGCTGCTTATTCTACTGGTAAACCAGCATTGGGAGTTGGTCCTGGTAACGTTCCGGCTTACATCGAAAAATCAGCAAACATCAAACGTGCTGTAAACGACATCATCGTTTCAAAAACGTTCGACAACGGTATGATCTGTGCTTCAGAACAAGCTGCAATCGTCGACAGCGAAATCTATGATGAAGTCAAAAAAGAATTCCAATTGCACAATGTATACTTCGCTAAACCTGAAGAAATTCAACAATTGGAAGACGTCGTGATGAATGATGCCAAAACTGGCGTGAGACCGAATGTTGTCGGCATGCACGCTCGTAAAATCGCTGAATTGGCTGGATTGAACGTTCCTGCAAACACTAAAATGTTGATCGCTGAATTACCGGGCGTCGGAGCAGAATACCCAATGTCAAGAGAAAAATTATCTCCAGTATTGGCTATGATGAAATCAGACAGCGCAGAGCATGGTTTCCAACTATGCAAACAAATGCTTGATTTGGGTGGCTTAGGTCACTCGGCTTCACTGCATACTCGCCGCAATGATTTGATTGAGCAATTCGGAAAAGAAATGAAAGCTTGCCGCGTTCTTATCAACTCTCCATCTTCTCAAGCTGGTATCGGTGACTTGTACAACAATAATATCGCTTCATTAACTTTGGGTTGCGGATCTTACGGCAGAAACTCAGTTTCTCATAACGTTTCTGCATTAGATTTATTGAACGTGAAAACTGTTGCTAAAAGGAGAAATAACATGCAGTGGATTAAATTGCCAGAGAAGGTTTACTTCGAAGAAAATTCAGTTAGATACTTACGTGACATGAAAGATGTCGAAAGAGTCTTCATCGTCTGCGACGACGGCATGGTCAAATTCGGCTATGTGGATGTAGTCATCGAACAATTGAAACAACGCAACAACAAAGTATCTTACGCAATCTTCTCAGATGTTGAACCTAACCCGACAACAAACACTGTAAACCGTGGTACTGAAAAAATGCGCGACTTCAAACCGGATACAATCATCGCAATCGGCGGAGGTTCTCCAATGGATGCTGCCAAAGCGATGTGGTTGTTCTATGAGCACCCAGAAAGCGACTTCTTCGGCGCTAAACAAAAATTCTTGGATATCCGCAAACGTACTTACAAGATCAAGGACATGGAAAAAGCGAAACTTGTCTGCATCCCTACTACATCAGGTACTGGTTCGGAAGTAACGCCATTCGCGGTTATCACAGACAGCGAAACACACATCAAGTACCCATTGGCTGATTACGCATTGACTCCGGATATTGCCATCGTGGATCCACAATTCGTATACAGTGTTCCTAAATCTGTAACTGCAGATACTGGTATGGACGTATTAACGCATGCCATCGAATCTTTTGTTTCCGTATTGGCAAACGACTACACTAAAGGTTTGAGCTTACAAGCCATCAAACTGGTATTCGAAAACCTTAGAAACTCATACAACTACGGCGATCAAGAGTCTCGCGAGAAAATGCACAATGCTTCTACTATGGCTGGTATGGCCTTCGCGAATGCGTTCCTGGGTATTTCCCACTCGATCGCACACAAAATCGGCGGACAATGGGATCTGATCCACGGCCGTACGAACGCTATCCTGTTACCGCATATCATCCGCTACAATGCAATCGATCCGCAAAAACATGCGTTGTGGGCTAAATACGAGTACTTCCGTGCAGACGAAGACTACGCTGAAATCGCTCGCTACCTAGGATTCAAAGGCAACACGACTGCTGAATTGGTCGAAGCTTTGGCTACTGAAATCACTAAATTAGGTCAAGATATTGGCATCAAGATGAACTTCCGCGATCAAGGCATCACTGATGAAATGCTTGAACGCGATGCAGACCGCTTGGCTGAATTGGCATTCGAAGATCAATGTACAACAGCTAACCCTAAACAACCATTAATCTCAGAATTGAAAGAAATCATCTACGCAGCCTACAAAGGTTAA